Within the Streptomyces sp. Alt3 genome, the region TGTCGCTCTGGTCGACTACGAGAGCGGTATGTCTTTGGGATCGCTCGGGGGCGAGGCGGGCCTGGACCTGGAGATGGCGGCGGCCGGCAACACCGAGGTCGTCCGAGCCAAGATCCGTACGCTGGCGGCGCTGGGTATGGAGGACACCATCGAGGACATCCTCATCACCCTCGGCCGGCAATACCACCTCATACGTCCCCTCGCGAGCAGCAGCGGCAGCCTCTTCCTCTACCTCGCACTCGACCGCGGCCGCAGCAACCTCGCCCTGGCCCGTCACAGCCTGAAGCGGATCGAGTCCTCCCTGGACATCTGACCGGTCGCGCGGCATCTCCTCCGCGACTCCGCGACGCACAGTCCCGGGTCCGCGGCGCCCCCGACGCCGGCCGGTGAGACCTGCTCCGAAGGCGGGACCGGGCCGGAGAACGTGAGGAACGCCGAAGCGCTTCTCGCAACGAGAAGTCACCGACGTTGCCGGCCGCCTCGGGGGGTGCCCCTATGCATTTGGTCAAGGTCCAAGGCCAGTAGGTTCGTGCGGTCGAGGGCGGGCTGATTCGTAGGAGTGGTCATGAGTGATAGCCAGGTCACGATCAAGCTCATGAGTGACGAGGCACTGGTGCTGTCGCACTGGCTGGAGAGGCTCCAGATGACGGACCTCAGCCGCATTGTTGACGATCCGGCGGTCTGGGCACCAATCCATCGGATCGCCGGAACGCTGGACAAGGCGCTTCCCGAGCTGTTCGCGCCTGACTATGACCAGCGGCTTGAGGCCGCTCGTCAGCGGCTTCGGCCGGAGGACTGACCAAGCAGTCTGGACTCCTCACCTGGCCGCAGCCGGTTGAGACTCGTAGAAGGTTCCGTCGCGGAGCATCGCGAAGAGGACGTCGACCCGGCGTCTGGCGAGGCAGAGCCGGGCCTGCGTGTGGTGCTTGCCCTGGGCGATCTTCTTGTCGTAATAGGCCCGGGAGGCCGGGTCGCCCAGGGCGGCGAACGCGGAGAGGAAGAAGGCCCGTTTGAGCTGCTTGTTTCCCCTCCGCGACGGCTGTTCGCCGCGGATCGAGGAACCCGAGCTCCGGGTCGCCGGGGCGAGTCCGGCGTAGGCGGCGAGGTGGCCGGCGGTCGGGAAGGTGCTGCCGTCGCCGACCTCTATCAGGATGCGGGCTCCGGTCCTGAGGCCGATCCCCGGCATCGATGTCAGGACTTTCGAAAGAGGGTCGGCCGATGTCTCCCACACCCCGGGGGGGGACCTGCTGTTTCCCGGGGCGGCCCCCGTCAGACGTCGGCAAGGTCGAGGACGGCGGTCAGGACCTCTCCCAGGCCAGGTCCGGCTCTGTGCGCGTACGCCCCACAGCGTCCACCACGAGGCCGCGCCCGGCACCGTTCGCCATGTCTGCCCGCTTCGCGTTCCTGCGGGTCCGCCTCGCCGCCGTCCGACCTGGCCAGGACGGGTGTCATCGCGCTGCGGTGGCTGATCCCCCAGCAGCCCTGGCCCAACAGAAAGAGCCAGGGGCGCCCGTCAAGAGGGCACTATCTCGTTCCTGTGCTTCCCCTGCGAACGCGGAGTCTTCTCCCCCACCCGACGTGGGTCGATCGTCCGCGGGTCGACCGCCTCGCCCGGGGCACCCTCCTTGTAGAGGCCCTCGGGGTCGTTCGGTCTGTCGTGGGGCAGCAGGAAGAACGTGCGGCGCTGGAAGAGACCGCTGTCGGGGCTGGCCTCGGCGTCCCTGTCGAGCTCCGCGTAGCCGACCATCCGTCCATCCCTCGCGTAACGGGGCTTCCCGCTACGCCGGGCGCTCTTGTCGAGCGCCTGGCGGACGTAGTCAAGTTCGTCGAGGTCTTCCAGCCACACCACGTTCGCCTCGTGTGTGAGCTGGCTTTCCTGCAGCAGCGAGCTCATGGACGTAGCTCCTTGTCGGTGGTGTGGCGGTGCGTGGGAATACAGCTGATCGAGTTGGGCCCTGCAGAGCAGCGGATCGGGACACCTCCATGGTAAGAGGGTTCCCTGATCGGGGACATCAAGCCCTGGTCTTTCATGCGCGCCTGCCTGCCGGTCCGTCAGGACGGACGAGGTCGTCCGGGAGCAGGGCCAGGGCCGGGTAGTACTTCTTGCCGCTCGACTTCAGCATCTCGGCGGGGGACGCGAGCCCGATCTCCTGCCGGATACGGCCAGCGAAGGCTCGCGCGGTGTCGGCCCGGATCCCCTCGGAACTGCACCAGGCGGTGTAGGTCGCGTAGAGGAGCCCCTGCTCGACACGCAGGTCTCCGGTGTCCGGCCCCTGGCGCGCGCATGCCTCACTGAGGAACCGTCCGATGTGGTCCTCGGTGGTCTCGTACGCGGCGGTGGCCAGCCGTACGGAGGAGGGGCCGGTCAGCGGGTCACGGCTGGTGAGGTAGCGCATCGCGCCCTGGATCAGCCAGTGCAGGATGCCCGGGCCCTCCTCTTCCACGAGCTCACCGGCAAGGTTGTCGATCTTCCGGTCGGCGGCGACCACGCGTTCGAAGGGGATGAGACGGATGCGCCGCCAGAACGCGTGGCCCCCTGTCCCGACCTCGGGCTGGTGGTTGCCGAGCAGCCAGAGCTTGTGGGTGGGAGTGAAGCTGAAGTAGTCCTGCCGCATGCGGCGGGCCTTGATCTTGTCCCCGCCCGTCAGAAGCTTGACCCGGGCCTCGTCGAACTTGTCGTTGGGCTTGAGCTCGCTGCAGACGAAGATGCGGCGGCCGTGCAGCTCCGTGAGCTCCGTCGAATGCTCCGCGAAGTTGCCCTTGTCCATCAGGAAACCGGGCGGGGCCGCATCCGCGTAATCCCCCATGACCTGGATCATGACGTCGAGCAGAACGGACTTCCCGTTGGCGCCCTTGCCCCAGAGGAAAGGCAGGACCTGCGCGCCAACGTCTCCGGTGATGGAGTACCCGAGCAGCAGGTGCAGGAAGTCGATCATCTCCTGGCCCTTGGTGTCAGCACCGAAGGTGTCGTCCAGGAAGGCGTGCCAGCGAGGGGTCGGCGTGGCCTGGGGAGCCACGTTGGTGGCGCGCGAGTGCAGGTCCCGCAGTGGATCAGGCTTGTGCAGCCGTCCGTTGCGCAGATCGACAACACCTGCGGGAGTACACAGCGAGTAGGCGTCGCCGTCGAGTACATCGGGGTCGAGGCTGAGCACCGGTGCGGCCTTCGCCTGGTGGAGCAGCGCCTTCATCCCGCTCGTCGACATGGTCCGGCGACGGTGATGGGCGATCTCCCGGTCGCTGAAGATGCCGCGGGGATCGGTGGGCGACATCTGCTCGGCCATGTCGCCTGCGGCCCACAGAGCGGCCTTCTCGCCGCCGACCCGCTTCCACCGGAACTGGTCCCAGCAGTACCAGCCGAGGCCTTCGACATGACGGAACTGGTCGCTGTAGAGCTGGGCGAAGAGCTTCGCGTTGCCGCGGTCAGTGAGCATGGGCGGCAACAGAGCAGGCATGTCCGTCACGGCAGGCGCCTGTACCTGCTGCGGAGGGACCCACGCGGGGGCAGCAGCCTCGAAGTCGAGCATCTGCTGAGCGGCGGCGGCCGCATCGAAGCGGCTGCTCTCGGCGCTACTCATGCGAGTCCTTTGGGATGGAACGGACGGCTGGCGCCTGCGGAAAGGGCTGCGTCGATGATCGTCTCACTACGGCGGGTCTGATGCGGACGAGCATAGTGAGCGGCTTCTGTCAGTTCTTGGCGGGCTTCGGCCTGGTTCAGGTACCCCGCTCCAGCGAGTCCTCCGGCCGTGTAAGCCGCGCGGTTGAGTTTCTCCGTGAAGCCTGTTCCTTCGGCTGCGGCGGCACATTCACGAACGGTCTCGATGAGCGGCTGCAAGAGCGCCTGCCCGGCGCCGGTTCTCGGAAGCCGCGCTCGTCCGGCCGGCCTCGGGCCGGGGACCGGGGTCGCCTGTATGACGTGGCCGGTGCGCCGTAGTTCGGCAGAGAGCCAGGCGGGGAGCGGGGCCGGGTCCCTAACCTCACCGAGGGGTGTGTACGCGCCCGCTGACGTACGGGTGGTGGGGGCCACGATGTATCCGCCGTGAGCCCGTACGTCGACCTGCCAGGCGAGGGCGGTCCTGGGGCTGGAACCGGTGGAGGAGCGATAGCGAACCGCGGGATGGGAGTTGACGTACCAGATGTGGAGCCCACCGGAGGGGGTGCGGACACGCAGGGTCGTCTCGTCCTCGGCCGGGTTCGCTTCCTTGCGGTAGGCCGCGAGGAGGGCCAGCGTGTCGAAGCCGGAGGCGAGCCCGGAGAGGTCGACCTGCTCCGGGATCTGGATGCCCGGCAGAAGCCGGTCACGGTCCGGAACCTGGGCCGCGTGAGCGTCGACGTCCAGCACCACGAGGTGCGCGGGCCCGCACGACACAGCGACGCCTGCCCGGGGCTCCCTGCTCCACCAGTCCTCGATGCGTGCGAGATCGGTGGTCGCGCTGTGAAAGCCGTGGCACCACTTGCCCTGTCGATGGCAAGGGCAGTCCGAGGGTTCATGGCTGCGGACGCGGCACTGTTCACAGTTGGCAGCCGGCGTCTTACGTCCCGGAGCCAGTGGGTGGACCGGCCACTGACGGCTTGCAAGCCAACGAGCGACGTCCGCGGGTCGCGGCTGTTTCGCGACGTCGGGCGAGGCGGTGTCGGCGGGGCGCTGCACTGTTCGTCGATCCGTCCTCTTGTGCGGTCAGGTTTGGTCCCTCCCGTCGGTACCCGACCATTTCCCCAGCTCAGGGAGGGTAGTGCGAGGGACTGAGGGACTGAAGGGACTGAACTTCCCATATAGCGGATCGAGCGTAGCGCACGGTACCGCTTCCCCGTGGGAGGCATGAGCACTTATTGCAGAATCAGTCCCTTCGGTCCCTTCCCGCGTGGGTTGGGCCGAAGCTGGGTCAGATCCGGTCGTGCGACCCCCGCCTGAGGGACCGAAAGCCTGCAAGGCGGGAGGGACTCATCGGTCCCCTTTCAGTCACGGTCTCATTTCCGCAGGTCAGAGCACATACGGCCAGGGACTGAGGGACTGAAGGGACCCATTTTCGTAGTTATCAGCGCACCAGGATATGTAAGACCACCCTTACGTACGCGTGCATACACACGCGCCCACGCAGCTGGAACAGGGAGTTTCGGTCCCTTCGGTCCCTTGAGTCCCGAACGGATCGCTCTGACCTGTGTTTTTGCTGAGGGACTGAACTGAAGAGGGACCGAAGAAGCTCGGTCCCTCCTCCAAGGCTTCGGAAGGCAGCACACGTGCACGCTGAAGACGAACGGGAGAGCCACTCCCCTGGCAGGCTTCTTGTACGTTCACGATCACCGGTCTGCACGGATGTGTGATGTGAAGGCCCTGGCCTGCGTGGCCTCCTGGCCCGACGAGAAGCCTCTGGACTCGTGCGTGACACACCGCTTTACCCGGCGTGGCAGATTTCGTCGGTGACCGCAGGTCGTCGGCCTCTCACAACCCTTGTGTCACACCTCGCTGGCAGACTGCGGCACGACGAAGCTTCGGAAGGGCAGGGCGGCGCGGCAGGGGTCACCCGCCGACTGCCACTGCTCGTGGGTGGCTGGCGCCACGGGGGAGATGTGCGGCTGTGATCTTCGACAGTCTTGATGTGTCGTACGGCGAGTTGTGGGGTTCCTACCGTGGAATGACCCATCCGAACCCGATGTCGTGCGCGCTCGCGGCACGCAAGCATGCTGCCGGGATGGACTACGCCGTTCTGCTGTCCGCGCGGGAGCGACCACTGGCACTGATCGAATCCTGGCCGCGCCGGATGTGGCGTGTGTATCTGTTCGACGACAGGTCCTGGTGCATGCAGATGATCGACTTCAAGCCCCACAGCACGGGGATGTTGCTGGCTCGGTGGAACACCCGATGGCAGTTTGCCAGCGAGCAGGAGTACTTGAGCGGGAAGTGGGATGTCCAGGAGACCACGAGCGTCTCGGCCGACGGCCAGGTCGAGGTGAAGTCCGAGTCCGCCAGGCGCCGGGGAGAATCGACTTACCCACTGCTCGATCGAACGGCGGGCCCGTCGAGCGTCCCTGTGAGGCGGTTTCCGGCGCCCCTCGAAAGCTTCCTCTGCCCTGTACCGGAATTCGGTGACTGGCAGGTGTTCGCGCCGTTCCTCGCCCAGCAGGGCCACGAGCCCGTCAAGGACGTAGTCCTGAGAGACGTGTCGGTGGCCGAAGGGTCGGGACCGCTGCGCGCCACCGGAATAGAGCAACTGTTCAGTCCGGGCGTGAGTAACACTGTGGGCGGGACGGCCGTCTTCGAACTCGTCGACGCCGGCCTGCTGCGGATCACGTCAGGGCAGCTGGCTGTCTCTGACCCCGGCTGGATCAGAGACCCACGGACCGTCGCTGTGCCACAGGGCGAGTTCCCGGTCACGCTGTCGCTCTTGCGCACGACAGGCGGGGTCGATGTCGCCGCGGCCAGGGTGACGTTCCTGGACGTCCCGCCCCGCGAGTGGGAAATGGTCCTCAGCCCCGACGAGGACCTGGGGCTGCTCGGCGAGGGCCAGTTCTACGGGGTCGGCGTGGACACCGGTACAGCGGCTTTCATGGATGCGACTCGGACGGTGATCGAAGACCAGCTTGACGAGGACATTTTCATACCCCTCGACAGCAGCCAGTTCAACGTCGAACTGCCCGGTACGGAGACGGAGCCGAACCTCATCGCCTTCCGTGCCGGCCAGGGCGACGGGACCTACCCCGTCTGGATCGGCCGCACCAATGACGGACAGGTCGGATGTGTCGTCGTCGACTTCCAGCTCAATTCCGCCGACGAGGGAGAGTAGGGAGCCGCCGACCAGCGACGCAAGGCCGCACTGCCCGAGAAGGGGATGTTCAGGGCTCTGTGCACTGCCCCCAACACGCACACCACGTACGCGTCCTGGTTCACCGCGCCCTGCGGCAGGTCGGGGTTGGGGTACCACGCACGCCTTGCGCCACGCCGGAGGCACGCGTTTGTCGTCGGTGGAAAAGTCTTGCCGCTGGCGGGGCGCTCGTGGCCCAGGTGGTCACGCCTCGATGTAGGCCACGACGACGACGGTATGCAGGGCCGTGACGAAGTAGAGGACGCGGACGTCTTCGATCTCGTCGGCGTACTGGCGCAGAGCGGGTTGGGTGTCGGGGCCGGCTATCGGGTCGCCGATCTCGGGGTTGACGCTGATGGCCACGAGGCTGCGGTCCAGGGCGTGTACGGCGTTCTCCGACAGTTCTTCGAGCTGTTTGGCCGCAGAGTCGCTGAAAGCGATACGGGCGCGTCTGGAGGCCATCAGGCGACTGCGGGGCGTTGTGCGGCGAGGTGTGCGAGACGTGCGTCGCGGAGGTCTTCCCAGGGGGTGCACTCCTCGACGGCCGGCAGGCCGTTGGCGGCGATGTCCTCGAGCACGGCGGCCAGACGGTCTGCGTCCTCTCGCGTCTTGGCCGCATAGGCACGGACCGCGTCGGCAGCTGCGGGCTCCAGATGCTGCCGCGCGGTGGCGGAGGGCGGCTGTTCTCTCATCGGGGTCTCCCGGGCGTGTGAGCGGCTTCCCTTCTCACGGTAGCGCCGGATCGGAGTCCGGTCTGCGGTACGGGGATCGAAGGGCGGTGGGAGGGGTGTTGAGGACCAAGCCCCATTGCACATAGTGAGTGCCGGTTCGGAGGGCGGCAGAAGCTGTCGGAAACGCTCCGTATGCTGCCGCCCATGAGCATGAACGGGGAGTACCTGCGCGTCACGCCTGCCCAACTGGACCGTGCCGTGAAGGATCCGGAGTGGGCGTGGGATCTCGTCGAGGAGATTCAGGACACGGAGGCGGAGGGCGAACCTGCACCCGCCGAGGCGCGACACTTCACCACACACCAGACATGGCATCTGCTCGGGTTCCTCCTGCAACGCTCGGCCTTCCCCGTCGACGTCGTCCACGGAGAGGAACCCATCGCCACCGATGACTGGGGTTACGGACCGCCGCGGTACCTGACTCCGGAGCGAGTACGTCTGGCCGCTGACACCCTGCACAGGACGACGTATGGCCGGCTGCATCCAGGATGTCGACCCCTCCGAACTCAGCAAGGCCGAGGTCTACCCCCTGATCTGGGACTCGCCTGCCTCGTTGGAGTGGGCCAGCGACCTGTTCACTCCCCTGACAGAGTTCTTCCAGGGCGCCGCGTCCGCCGGTCACGCGATGCTGATCTGGATCGACTGATCCACCCGGGATCAGCGGCACGTCCGTCTTGGCGCCGGAGCCGGCCCGCCGCCTGCCCGTAGGGCCGTTGTCACAGGTAGCGGCTACCTTGCAGCTCAGCACAGAGCCGGGGCAGGTAGCGGGAACAGGAGTGGCGATGGTCGTCGAGGTGGGGTACGCGCGGGCGTGGGACCTGGAGGCTTGTGCACCCTGGCGGCCGGTATCAGCCGAGGAGGCCCGGGAGCGGGATGCCGCCGGGCTTCCGTACGTTGTGGTCTACCGGGAACCGGGCCGTAAGGCTCCGCTGGAAGTCCGACTCGTCTCCTGGCTGGATCACTACGTCGGGCTGTGGGTCTACGACGCCCAGGGCCGCCGCACCTACGACCTGGACATGCGGCTGCTCGACGATCCGTCGCGGCTGCTGCGCCGGTACTCCGTCGGCTGGTACTACACAGACCCGGAGATGGCGGAGTTCGACAAGGCGTGCCCACGAACCACCGTGGACCTTCTCCCGGACGGGAGGGGCGCACGGACGGAGGAGCCGCGAGGGCAAGGCGGGGGCTCCTCCATCACCTCGCCCGCATTCCGGGACGACGAGCGCTGGATGGACCGACACGCCTTCGGGGAGTGGCCTCTGGTCTCGGCCCAGGTGCACGGGTTCATTGAGCCGCTCGACTTCGAGGCGGCTGAGGTGGCCGAGGCAGCCGAGCCGGGTGACGAAGACGCCCCCGCCACCTGCTGGCGTCCGCCGCGCCCCGCGCAGCCCGGGCCGATCAGCGAGTTGTTCCGGCCCGGGCTGCGCGTGACCGACGGGTATCACCCCGAGATGACCGTCGTGGAGCCGCTCCGGGTCGGCACCCTGCGCGTACCCAGCGGACTGCTGGCCGTCTCCGGCCCGGATATCGACCACGGCGACGGGCCACGCATCACGGTCCCCGTCCCGCCCGGGGAGTACGTACTCGACGAGGCACGGGTTCGCTTCAGCTACCACTGCGAATGGCGGGACGCCGAGGTCACGACCACGGATCCCACTGCCGTCCGTCTGCTCGTCAGCGAGACCCCCGCCGCGACCTGGGAGATGGCCCTCGGTCCGGACGACGATCCCCGGCTGTTCATCGACAAGCAGATAGCTGGCTTCGATACCGACGGCGCCACCGGCTGCTTCGCCGACGCCGGGGCCTGGGAGCCGCTCATCGCGCTCTTCGAGCGGGGGCTGATCCAGGGGGAACCGGACCTGGACGGGTACGACGACATCGACGACGGTTCCATGTTCATGCAGCGCACCCGGGACGAAACTTCCGGCGGCGAGCTCATGGCCTTCGCGACGACCGGGGACGGTACTTACCCGGTGTGGGTCGGCCGTTCCGAGGCTGGCGAGGTGACCGGCGTCGTGGTGCTGGTGGACGGGATGCCCGAGTTGCTCCCGGAGCGGGACGGAACTCCCGCTGCCGCAGTTGTGTAGCCAGGGTCCGAGAGAACGAGGGCCTGTTCAGACCAGGAGCGGAGACCGCTCAAAGGCTTGCGTGCTTTGGTGATCCGGCGGGTCGTGAGGGCAATGGCTGCCCAAGTGATGAGGGCTTCGGGCTGCTGGACGAGTCGTTCGTAGTCGCGCGCGTGTCGGCGAGCCCACATAATCCTGGGCGCGGGGAGCACGGAACGTCGGACTGGAGGGTCGCGATCGTCCCGGGACCATCCCCGCACGCGCGGGGAGCACTGATGGCCCAGCAGGTCGGCACGAACGGACCGGGGACCATCCCCGCACGCGCGGGGAGCACGAGATCCTCGGCGCCGGGCTCTGTCTTGGACGGGGTCCAGCGGCCCCAGCGGAACGGGAAGTTTTGGCCCCACCCACCGAACGGGCGGCCGACCGTTCACCCGAGGCACTGACGGCCTCTTCTCGCTGGCTGCGTCTGTGCCGGACCACTCTCCGGCCCTGCACTCGAACGCTTGGCGGAGCCACTTCTCACCGTTCCAGTGGGGCCAGAACAACCCGTCGCAGATATCTTGTTGTGCAATGCCCGGACAAGGCGCCTACCAGCCGACAAGACTGACCCGCATGACGACGTACCCGGCTCACCACTACCTGCTCGTCCAAGTCGACGGCAGCCTGACTTCCCACAGGGACACCTTCCAGAACATGCGTCGGAAGATCGACGGAGGGGAGGGCGAGACCGGCATGGAAGACATCCCAAACTGCTTCCCGGTCATGGCCTACCACTACGTGCCGTTCGACAACCCGGGACAGCAGCGCGTGAACAAGGTCGCCAACGGAATCTTCTGGGAACTCAGCAAGCCAGACCCCGACAGCTCCGCTCCTGAGCCCTTCGAGCCGTACGAGCCGTATGAGCAACCTGAACCTCACGACCCAAACGACCGCATTATCAAGATGCGCGGCCCGGTTGTCTTCTGCGTCCGCTTCGACAGCCTGAGCAGCAGCCACGTGGACGCCATCAGGGCTGCGCACGCACGGGTCCTCGATCGCCTCCAGTCCAAGGGATGAATCTAGCAGCGTGACTGCGCCATCGCCGCTGCGGCCCACCATGGGCGTCCGCCAGATCGGTGCCGCGGCCGGCCTGTACATCCCGCCCCTGTAACCCACCCGCAGAAGGAAGCGTGACGCCATGACGAAGCCGAGACTGACCGTCGAGGAACACCAGCAGCTTGGGCTGCGCCTGGCCGCGATCCGGGACGAGCTCCTTCACGGGCACCGACCTGGCGAACGCCTACCCCCAGTCCGTCCTCTCTAGCCGTCCCGGAACAGAGAGGGATGTCCGGTCTCCGTGAAGGTGGCGAGCGTCCTGCTGATCATGGTGGATCGGCTGGATCTTGGTGGGCGTTACGGCTGGGCGTGCGGGTCGTTGAGGCTGTTATGGCTATGCGTGCACGTTCTCGACTCTGTGTGATGTGCGGGACCGGTCTGCTGGGCGGGACGGCGTATCT harbors:
- a CDS encoding DUF6009 family protein, producing the protein MSSLLQESQLTHEANVVWLEDLDELDYVRQALDKSARRSGKPRYARDGRMVGYAELDRDAEASPDSGLFQRRTFFLLPHDRPNDPEGLYKEGAPGEAVDPRTIDPRRVGEKTPRSQGKHRNEIVPS
- a CDS encoding DNA primase family protein, producing MSSAESSRFDAAAAAQQMLDFEAAAPAWVPPQQVQAPAVTDMPALLPPMLTDRGNAKLFAQLYSDQFRHVEGLGWYCWDQFRWKRVGGEKAALWAAGDMAEQMSPTDPRGIFSDREIAHHRRRTMSTSGMKALLHQAKAAPVLSLDPDVLDGDAYSLCTPAGVVDLRNGRLHKPDPLRDLHSRATNVAPQATPTPRWHAFLDDTFGADTKGQEMIDFLHLLLGYSITGDVGAQVLPFLWGKGANGKSVLLDVMIQVMGDYADAAPPGFLMDKGNFAEHSTELTELHGRRIFVCSELKPNDKFDEARVKLLTGGDKIKARRMRQDYFSFTPTHKLWLLGNHQPEVGTGGHAFWRRIRLIPFERVVAADRKIDNLAGELVEEEGPGILHWLIQGAMRYLTSRDPLTGPSSVRLATAAYETTEDHIGRFLSEACARQGPDTGDLRVEQGLLYATYTAWCSSEGIRADTARAFAGRIRQEIGLASPAEMLKSSGKKYYPALALLPDDLVRPDGPAGRRA
- a CDS encoding bifunctional DNA primase/polymerase, translated to MQRPADTASPDVAKQPRPADVARWLASRQWPVHPLAPGRKTPAANCEQCRVRSHEPSDCPCHRQGKWCHGFHSATTDLARIEDWWSREPRAGVAVSCGPAHLVVLDVDAHAAQVPDRDRLLPGIQIPEQVDLSGLASGFDTLALLAAYRKEANPAEDETTLRVRTPSGGLHIWYVNSHPAVRYRSSTGSSPRTALAWQVDVRAHGGYIVAPTTRTSAGAYTPLGEVRDPAPLPAWLSAELRRTGHVIQATPVPGPRPAGRARLPRTGAGQALLQPLIETVRECAAAAEGTGFTEKLNRAAYTAGGLAGAGYLNQAEARQELTEAAHYARPHQTRRSETIIDAALSAGASRPFHPKGLA
- a CDS encoding DUF4241 domain-containing protein, translating into MIFDSLDVSYGELWGSYRGMTHPNPMSCALAARKHAAGMDYAVLLSARERPLALIESWPRRMWRVYLFDDRSWCMQMIDFKPHSTGMLLARWNTRWQFASEQEYLSGKWDVQETTSVSADGQVEVKSESARRRGESTYPLLDRTAGPSSVPVRRFPAPLESFLCPVPEFGDWQVFAPFLAQQGHEPVKDVVLRDVSVAEGSGPLRATGIEQLFSPGVSNTVGGTAVFELVDAGLLRITSGQLAVSDPGWIRDPRTVAVPQGEFPVTLSLLRTTGGVDVAAARVTFLDVPPREWEMVLSPDEDLGLLGEGQFYGVGVDTGTAAFMDATRTVIEDQLDEDIFIPLDSSQFNVELPGTETEPNLIAFRAGQGDGTYPVWIGRTNDGQVGCVVVDFQLNSADEGE
- a CDS encoding DUF1877 family protein, with translation MAGCIQDVDPSELSKAEVYPLIWDSPASLEWASDLFTPLTEFFQGAASAGHAMLIWID
- a CDS encoding DUF4241 domain-containing protein, which gives rise to MQLSTEPGQVAGTGVAMVVEVGYARAWDLEACAPWRPVSAEEARERDAAGLPYVVVYREPGRKAPLEVRLVSWLDHYVGLWVYDAQGRRTYDLDMRLLDDPSRLLRRYSVGWYYTDPEMAEFDKACPRTTVDLLPDGRGARTEEPRGQGGGSSITSPAFRDDERWMDRHAFGEWPLVSAQVHGFIEPLDFEAAEVAEAAEPGDEDAPATCWRPPRPAQPGPISELFRPGLRVTDGYHPEMTVVEPLRVGTLRVPSGLLAVSGPDIDHGDGPRITVPVPPGEYVLDEARVRFSYHCEWRDAEVTTTDPTAVRLLVSETPAATWEMALGPDDDPRLFIDKQIAGFDTDGATGCFADAGAWEPLIALFERGLIQGEPDLDGYDDIDDGSMFMQRTRDETSGGELMAFATTGDGTYPVWVGRSEAGEVTGVVVLVDGMPELLPERDGTPAAAVV